Proteins encoded within one genomic window of Dyadobacter chenhuakuii:
- a CDS encoding sigma 54-interacting transcriptional regulator produces MDYPSEKPFENNDHLILERERKVLQEIQKSEREKSFLLDFSNDMTAVRTKDELAAVIKTALRKLDPHGGYVIRCMNPDGKTMTAYLHDPGSSTFDPALMDSVLAEKHPIEDGLQNRILDSNIPLLFNVERELARGNRLSYLELWKNMNFKTMVGIALRNHNSNIGLLWLSIDEINIPILQGICAQISTAISNIVANEQILHYKRQLEEENDYLKEQLTSSFAEIVGSGKAMQEVYRLISLVSSSNSTVLLLGETGTGKELIARAIHNASPRSKKLMIKVNCAAMPASLIESELFGHERGAFTGAVERRIGKFELADHSTLFLDEIGEMPLEAQVKLLRVLQEKEMERVGGKSTIKLNVRVIAATNRDLEAEVKAGRFRSDLYYRLNVFPINLPPLRDRAEDIENLTGFFLSKYSKNAGKKSMRISANALRQLQSYVWPGNVRELEHLIERSVLLATGNVISEVFLSPRSNDNTELAGMLPGRSLEEMERAYIIQVLKRCKGKISGPGGAAEILNIPGNTLHSKMKKLDISKAEYYGE; encoded by the coding sequence ATGGACTACCCTTCTGAAAAACCATTCGAAAATAACGATCATCTGATCCTGGAAAGAGAGCGGAAAGTGCTGCAAGAAATTCAGAAAAGCGAAAGAGAAAAGTCGTTTTTACTGGATTTTAGTAATGATATGACTGCCGTCCGCACGAAAGACGAGCTTGCAGCGGTGATCAAAACAGCATTGCGAAAGCTGGACCCGCATGGTGGTTATGTGATCCGGTGCATGAATCCGGACGGGAAAACGATGACTGCTTACCTGCACGATCCCGGATCATCAACATTTGATCCGGCTTTAATGGATAGCGTGCTGGCGGAAAAGCACCCCATCGAGGATGGTCTGCAGAACCGCATATTGGACAGCAACATTCCTTTGTTGTTCAATGTCGAGCGGGAGCTGGCCCGGGGCAACAGATTATCATATCTCGAGCTTTGGAAAAATATGAATTTCAAAACGATGGTTGGCATTGCGCTGCGCAACCATAACAGCAACATTGGATTGCTTTGGCTAAGCATTGATGAGATCAATATTCCGATTCTGCAAGGGATATGCGCGCAGATTTCCACAGCCATTTCCAATATTGTAGCCAACGAACAAATACTGCATTATAAGCGGCAGTTAGAAGAAGAGAATGATTATCTCAAAGAGCAGCTTACCAGCAGTTTTGCTGAAATCGTAGGCAGCGGCAAGGCCATGCAGGAAGTGTACCGATTAATCTCTCTGGTATCGAGCAGCAATTCCACTGTGCTGCTTTTAGGAGAAACTGGCACAGGCAAAGAGTTGATAGCCAGGGCTATACACAACGCGTCGCCGCGGAGTAAGAAGTTGATGATCAAGGTTAATTGCGCCGCAATGCCTGCCAGTCTGATTGAAAGTGAGCTGTTCGGGCATGAACGCGGCGCTTTTACAGGTGCTGTGGAACGACGGATCGGGAAGTTCGAGCTGGCCGATCACAGCACGCTTTTTCTGGACGAAATTGGTGAAATGCCGCTCGAAGCACAGGTGAAATTACTGCGGGTTTTGCAGGAAAAAGAAATGGAGCGGGTAGGGGGCAAAAGCACCATCAAGCTCAATGTACGCGTCATTGCCGCAACCAATCGGGATCTGGAAGCAGAAGTGAAGGCAGGTCGTTTCCGTTCCGACTTATATTACCGCCTCAATGTATTTCCCATCAATCTGCCGCCCTTGCGCGACCGGGCAGAAGACATTGAGAACCTGACCGGCTTTTTTCTATCCAAATACAGTAAAAACGCAGGCAAAAAGAGCATGCGTATTTCGGCGAATGCATTGCGGCAATTACAAAGCTACGTTTGGCCTGGAAATGTACGCGAACTCGAACACCTTATCGAACGCAGTGTGCTGCTTGCTACGGGTAATGTGATCAGCGAAGTGTTTTTGTCACCAAGATCCAACGATAACACCGAGTTGGCCGGAATGCTTCCCGGCCGTTCGTTGGAGGAAATGGAACGGGCTTACATTATCCAGGTCCTCAAACGCTGCAAAGGAAAAATCTCAGGACCGGGAGGCGCCGCAGAAATATTGAATATCCCTGGAAACACACTGCATTCCAAGATGAAGAAACTGGATATTTCCAAAGCCGAATACTACGGAGAATGA
- a CDS encoding SDR family oxidoreductase codes for MKIVIIGGTGLIGSNVAKKLRQLGHTVIAGSPSTGINALTGEGLSDALENTDVVIDLSNSTSFEEGPAIQFFETVGRNILAAETSAGVKHHLILSIVGTHVMGSMGYMRAKKIQEDLVQKSGVPYTIIRSTQFQEFVPTITAGSASGDAVHISTVDFQPIAAEDVAAFVTQFAVSEPANAIVEIAGPDRAFMSDFVAKYLDKSGDEKTVVANDRNEYFGVVIPKSALVPEGTANLGKIRFSDFLDSLAVKA; via the coding sequence ATGAAAATTGTAATTATCGGCGGAACAGGGTTAATCGGTTCAAATGTTGCCAAAAAACTTCGCCAGCTGGGTCACACAGTTATAGCTGGATCTCCTTCAACCGGCATTAATGCATTAACGGGCGAGGGCCTTTCCGATGCGCTCGAAAATACAGATGTCGTTATAGACTTGTCCAATTCAACTTCTTTCGAAGAAGGCCCTGCGATACAGTTCTTTGAAACCGTGGGTCGCAATATTCTTGCCGCAGAAACCAGTGCAGGTGTAAAACATCACTTGATACTTTCTATTGTAGGCACGCACGTAATGGGCAGCATGGGTTATATGCGGGCGAAGAAAATCCAGGAGGACCTGGTTCAAAAGTCGGGTGTTCCTTATACCATCATCCGAAGCACGCAGTTCCAGGAATTTGTTCCTACCATTACAGCCGGCTCTGCTTCCGGTGACGCTGTGCACATTTCAACCGTTGATTTTCAGCCCATTGCTGCTGAGGATGTTGCTGCATTTGTTACGCAATTCGCCGTGTCGGAGCCAGCCAATGCCATTGTTGAAATCGCTGGTCCAGACAGGGCTTTTATGAGCGATTTTGTTGCAAAATATTTGGATAAATCCGGAGATGAGAAAACCGTGGTGGCAAATGATCGGAATGAATATTTCGGAGTTGTGATTCCTAAGTCTGCATTGGTTCCAGAAGGAACGGCAAATTTGGGCAAAATCCGTTTCAGCGATTTTCTGGATTCGCTGGCGGTTAAAGCTTAG
- a CDS encoding catalase, which produces MIDNKESEGSNANQENEKTANLAPHTTDSTGEFMTTNTGLRVNDDQNSLKAGDRGATLLEDFILREKITHFDHERIPERVVHARGSGAHGVFKVYEPMSAVTKAGFLNDTSIETPVFVRFSTVAGSKGSTDLARDVRGFAVKFYTQEGNFDLVGNNMPVFFIQDAIKFPDLVHAVKPEPDNEMPQAASAHDTFWDFISLMPESAHMIMWLMSDRAIPRSYRMMEGFGVHTFRFINEEGVSHFVKFHWKPLLGVHSVAWDEAQKISGKDPDFHRRDLWDAIESGNFPEWELGVQIVPEEDEFKFDFDLLDPTKIIPEELVPVQRIGKMTLNRNPDNFFAETEQVAYHLGHIVPGIDFTNDPLLQGRLFSYTDTQLLRLGGPNFQEIPINRPIVRVDNNQRDGHMRQTINRGKSSYNPNTLGGGFPAQAKASEGGFTSYPERIDAKKIRARSKSFFDHFSQAKLFFDSQSDPEKNHIVDALSFELGKVKTVEIRQRMVGILSLIDKGLAAEVAFALRVHVPQDPELPINHSIPADGDPADYDSVMQESVVTISDALSMVNTPKDSIQTRKIAFLAADGVDEKSITTVRDALVSAGAVVEIISTRHNYIMTESDTKLPVDHTFLTAASVLYDAVYVPGGTNSVASIEAEADAVHFLNEAFKHCKPIASDLSAIQVLEATYFSKKLPADYDDATILKEGLVVLDDVDQLADKFILAISQHRFWEREKPRKIPA; this is translated from the coding sequence ATGATAGATAATAAAGAATCAGAGGGCTCTAACGCCAACCAGGAAAACGAAAAAACGGCAAACCTGGCGCCCCATACAACCGATAGTACCGGTGAGTTTATGACCACCAACACCGGACTTCGGGTCAACGATGACCAGAATTCCCTGAAAGCGGGAGACCGTGGCGCAACGTTACTGGAAGACTTTATCCTTCGCGAAAAGATCACCCATTTTGACCACGAACGTATTCCTGAAAGGGTTGTTCACGCACGTGGGTCCGGAGCGCATGGCGTATTTAAAGTTTACGAGCCAATGTCGGCCGTCACCAAGGCCGGATTCCTGAATGATACATCGATCGAGACGCCTGTATTTGTACGGTTTTCGACAGTTGCCGGTTCTAAAGGTTCTACGGATCTTGCCCGTGATGTCCGGGGATTTGCTGTAAAGTTTTATACTCAGGAAGGCAATTTTGACCTTGTAGGCAATAATATGCCCGTGTTTTTTATCCAGGATGCCATCAAATTCCCGGATCTGGTTCATGCTGTGAAGCCTGAGCCGGACAATGAAATGCCGCAGGCGGCGTCAGCTCATGATACATTCTGGGATTTCATCTCCCTGATGCCGGAGTCTGCACACATGATTATGTGGCTCATGAGCGACCGTGCTATACCGCGCAGTTACCGGATGATGGAAGGCTTTGGCGTCCATACTTTCCGTTTTATCAATGAAGAAGGCGTTTCACATTTTGTAAAATTCCACTGGAAGCCGCTGTTGGGTGTGCATTCCGTTGCATGGGACGAAGCGCAGAAGATCTCAGGGAAAGATCCTGATTTCCACAGAAGAGATTTATGGGATGCCATCGAATCGGGTAATTTCCCTGAGTGGGAACTTGGCGTGCAGATTGTTCCGGAAGAAGATGAATTCAAATTTGATTTCGACTTGCTGGACCCAACGAAGATCATTCCAGAAGAACTCGTTCCGGTGCAGCGCATTGGTAAAATGACCCTTAACCGCAATCCCGACAACTTCTTTGCCGAAACAGAGCAGGTTGCATACCATTTGGGACACATTGTACCGGGAATCGATTTCACCAACGACCCGCTTTTGCAGGGCAGGTTATTCTCATATACCGATACGCAGCTGTTGCGCCTGGGTGGACCTAATTTCCAGGAGATCCCCATTAACCGGCCGATCGTTCGGGTTGACAACAACCAGCGCGACGGGCATATGCGCCAGACGATTAACAGAGGTAAATCCAGCTACAATCCGAACACATTAGGCGGCGGTTTCCCTGCTCAGGCCAAGGCGTCGGAAGGTGGTTTTACTTCTTATCCCGAAAGGATTGATGCGAAAAAAATACGGGCAAGAAGCAAAAGCTTCTTCGACCATTTCAGCCAGGCCAAGCTGTTTTTTGACAGCCAGTCTGATCCGGAAAAAAACCACATTGTGGACGCGCTTAGCTTCGAACTGGGGAAAGTGAAGACTGTTGAGATCCGTCAGCGGATGGTAGGCATTCTTTCGCTGATAGATAAAGGTCTTGCTGCAGAGGTTGCATTCGCCCTTCGTGTACATGTGCCTCAGGATCCGGAACTTCCGATTAACCACAGCATACCAGCAGATGGCGATCCGGCTGATTACGATTCAGTAATGCAGGAATCAGTGGTTACCATTTCAGATGCGCTGAGCATGGTAAATACGCCGAAAGACAGCATTCAGACGCGTAAAATAGCGTTTCTTGCTGCTGATGGTGTGGACGAGAAGTCAATAACGACCGTAAGAGATGCACTCGTGTCTGCTGGGGCAGTTGTGGAAATCATTTCGACCCGTCACAATTATATTATGACCGAAAGTGATACCAAGCTTCCAGTCGACCATACATTTCTGACGGCAGCATCTGTCCTTTACGATGCGGTATATGTGCCCGGAGGAACGAACTCGGTCGCCAGCATCGAGGCAGAAGCAGACGCAGTCCATTTCCTGAATGAGGCGTTTAAACATTGTAAGCCTATTGCTTCCGATCTTTCCGCGATCCAGGTTTTGGAAGCGACTTATTTCAGCAAAAAGCTTCCGGCTGATTATGATGATGCAACCATCCTGAAAGAAGGGTTGGTTGTTTTGGATGACGTTGATCAGCTAGCGGATAAATTTATTCTGGCAATCTCCCAGCACAGGTTCTGGGAACGTGAAAAGCCAAGAAAAATCCCGGCTTAA
- a CDS encoding YciE/YciF ferroxidase family protein, translating into MDASTGSEPKFKTKTSAGAEPALMELFLDSLRDIYWAENHLVKTLPKMIKSATSPKLASTIEQHLEQTVEHVSRLVVIFDLLGVDAIAKKCDAMEGLSKEGEGIIESTDEGTATRDVGIILASQKVEHYEIATYGGLVQLASTLNLTDVAEILAKTLEEEKLADQLLTEVAENDVNYKASEEA; encoded by the coding sequence ATGGACGCTAGCACGGGCTCTGAGCCAAAATTTAAAACAAAAACTTCCGCAGGCGCTGAGCCGGCGTTGATGGAGCTGTTTCTGGACAGTCTTCGCGATATTTACTGGGCTGAAAATCATTTAGTTAAGACACTACCAAAAATGATCAAGTCTGCCACATCGCCAAAACTGGCTTCTACAATTGAGCAGCATCTTGAACAAACTGTTGAGCATGTAAGCCGGTTGGTCGTGATTTTCGACTTACTGGGTGTGGATGCAATTGCCAAAAAATGTGATGCTATGGAAGGCCTTTCGAAAGAAGGCGAAGGAATTATCGAAAGCACGGATGAAGGAACCGCTACGCGCGACGTAGGGATTATCCTGGCTTCTCAGAAAGTGGAACATTATGAAATTGCTACCTATGGCGGCCTGGTGCAGCTGGCAAGCACTTTGAACCTGACAGATGTGGCCGAAATTCTTGCCAAAACATTGGAAGAAGAGAAACTGGCCGATCAACTTTTGACCGAGGTTGCTGAAAATGATGTCAATTACAAAGCGTCTGAGGAAGCTTAA
- a CDS encoding SDR family NAD(P)-dependent oxidoreductase, with product MGQNNDQGALQQPIGSGFHATSTANDVIKGIDLTGKIAIVTGGNTGIGLETTRVLATAGATVIVPARDIEKARKNLAGIPNVELGKIDFMDPASIDAFAESFMATNRPLHILINNAGIMWVPLRRDVRGIESQLATNYLGQYQLTARLWPALRKANGARVVNVSSLGHQMAQFDFEDPNFVHREYQTLQAYGQSKTASNLFTLALNSLGEQFNVCAYSLHPGSIHGTELGREASLELFQQMGFMDSAGNLLPEVLAALKTIPQGAATTVWCATSPMLENMGGVYCEDADIARLSPKGDTGQSGVQAYSLDMESARKLWVWSEQVTGIPFGAGASLVQS from the coding sequence ATGGGACAAAACAATGATCAGGGAGCTTTACAACAGCCAATTGGCTCGGGCTTTCATGCAACATCAACTGCGAACGACGTAATCAAAGGAATCGACCTGACGGGAAAAATCGCAATCGTAACTGGCGGCAACACGGGTATAGGCCTGGAAACCACCCGGGTTCTGGCCACAGCCGGCGCAACGGTGATCGTTCCGGCCAGGGACATAGAGAAGGCCCGGAAAAATCTCGCAGGCATTCCGAATGTAGAGTTGGGGAAAATCGATTTTATGGATCCAGCTTCGATTGATGCATTTGCCGAAAGTTTTATGGCAACAAACAGGCCGCTCCATATATTGATCAACAATGCGGGCATTATGTGGGTGCCTTTACGCCGGGATGTCCGGGGAATAGAATCACAGCTGGCAACCAACTATTTAGGTCAATACCAACTCACCGCGCGGTTATGGCCAGCCCTCAGAAAGGCCAACGGCGCACGGGTCGTTAACGTGTCATCGCTCGGGCATCAGATGGCACAGTTCGATTTTGAAGATCCTAATTTTGTTCATCGCGAATATCAGACCCTGCAGGCTTACGGGCAATCGAAAACGGCCAGCAACTTATTTACGCTGGCGCTCAATAGCCTGGGTGAGCAGTTTAATGTGTGTGCATACTCGTTACATCCCGGCTCCATACACGGCACGGAGCTGGGCAGGGAAGCCTCTCTGGAATTATTTCAGCAAATGGGTTTTATGGATTCAGCAGGTAATTTGTTGCCCGAAGTTTTAGCAGCATTGAAAACGATCCCGCAAGGTGCAGCAACCACCGTTTGGTGCGCTACCAGTCCGATGCTCGAAAACATGGGCGGCGTGTATTGCGAAGATGCAGACATAGCCCGGCTCAGCCCGAAAGGAGATACAGGGCAAAGTGGTGTCCAGGCCTATTCGTTGGATATGGAAAGTGCCAGGAAATTGTGGGTATGGAGCGAACAGGTAACCGGCATCCCATTCGGCGCGGGCGCTTCACTTGTGCAATCGTAA
- a CDS encoding helix-turn-helix domain-containing protein, with protein sequence MDHISKYLTREIKLSSYDDKLFKSDLMFDDHMLIWFISGETKIIQADTTYYFKTGDIFLIPRNELATIVNYPKNGQPHKTVVMHLSKERLKRFYEKIEINKTSGPRRKIFSFTNHPFLESCLASLVPYFDVTGQFPESIATLKITEAITILREIDKTVDSVLANFDDPGKIDLIDFMQRNFMFNMPMEKWGYLTGRSLSTFNRDFRKLFQVTPQKWLTDKRLELAHYQLAEKKKKPTEVYLEVGFEDLSHFSFAFKKKYGIAPTQLLHVTHTPASSYRPDIVTS encoded by the coding sequence ATGGATCACATTTCAAAATACCTGACCAGGGAGATCAAGCTTTCCAGCTATGACGACAAGCTTTTTAAATCGGACCTTATGTTCGATGATCATATGCTGATTTGGTTTATTTCAGGTGAAACCAAAATCATACAGGCAGACACAACCTACTACTTTAAAACAGGGGACATTTTTCTGATTCCCAGAAATGAGCTGGCGACCATTGTAAATTATCCCAAAAACGGACAACCGCACAAAACAGTGGTTATGCATTTGTCCAAAGAGCGGCTCAAACGATTTTACGAAAAGATTGAGATTAATAAAACGAGCGGCCCGCGGCGGAAGATTTTCAGCTTTACCAATCACCCGTTTCTGGAAAGTTGCCTGGCTTCCTTGGTCCCTTACTTCGATGTTACCGGCCAGTTTCCCGAAAGTATTGCCACCTTGAAAATTACCGAAGCCATTACCATTTTGAGGGAAATCGACAAAACGGTCGACAGCGTGCTCGCAAACTTCGATGATCCAGGAAAAATCGACCTGATTGATTTTATGCAGCGCAATTTTATGTTCAATATGCCGATGGAAAAATGGGGTTATCTGACGGGCCGCAGTTTGTCGACATTCAACCGGGATTTCAGAAAGTTATTTCAGGTAACTCCGCAAAAGTGGCTGACGGATAAAAGGCTCGAACTGGCACATTATCAATTGGCAGAAAAAAAGAAAAAACCCACAGAAGTGTATCTGGAAGTTGGTTTTGAAGATCTATCTCATTTTTCTTTTGCATTCAAAAAGAAATACGGAATTGCACCTACGCAGTTGCTGCATGTGACACATACCCCTGCCTCTTCTTATCGTCCCGACATTGTTACTTCATGA